The Thunnus albacares chromosome 21, fThuAlb1.1, whole genome shotgun sequence genome window below encodes:
- the LOC122972707 gene encoding cerebellin-1-like, whose protein sequence is MRRAAAFLALLLCLYWMRAQGESGGVTENDITQTEVQSEILGVKTTSHQTNITPDIWAELKELRDMVIQQSVELRKMEQENTDLEARLNTTENVAEELKRENTVLEARMNTCENEVEELKRENAERPKVAFSVGLTDAGAVGPFNTDITLQFSKIFTNIGQAYSPTTGVFTAPVNGTYYFRFTGFEDRSKNWLGIKLYHNDKRITGSYDGNYDDGTVMVSNGFVLQLEKGDEIYMVLTPDYGVSDDHNNRTTFSGFLLFPM, encoded by the exons ATGAGGCGTGCTGCAGCTTTTCTGGCgttgctgctctgtctgtacTGGATGAGGGCTCAGGGTGAAAGTGGAGGGGTGACAGAGAATGATATCACTCAGACAGAGGTTCAGTCTGAGATCCTGGGTGTTAAAACAACCAGTCATCAGACTAACATCACCCCTGATATCTGGGCtgagctgaaggagctgagagacATGGTGATCCAACAAAGTGTGGAGCTAAGGAAGATGGAGCAAGAGAATACAG atttGGAGGCCAGATTGAACACTACTGAAAATGTGGCGGAGGAGCTCAAGAGGGAGAACACCG TTTTGGAGGCCAGAATGAACACCTGTGAAAATGAGGTGGAGGAGCTCaagagagagaatgcag aacgACCAAAGGTGGCGTTTTCTGTCGGCCTTACTGATGCAGGAGCAGTTGGACCCTTCAATACTGACATCACACTTCAGTTCAGTAAAATTTTCACCAACATCGGCCAGGCTTATAGCCCAACTACAG GTGTCTTTACAGCTCCAGTCAATGGAACCTACTACTTCAGATTCACCGGGTTTGAAGATCGGTCTAAAAATTGGCTAGGTATTAAATTGTATCACAATGACAAGAGAATTACTGGTAGTTATGATGGAAATTATGACGATGGCACTGTCATGGTGTCTAATGGATTTGTTCTTCAACTGGAAAAGGGAGATGAGATCTACATGGTTCTCACCCCAGACTACGGTGTTTCTGATGATCACAATAATCGTACCACTTTTAGTGGATTCCTACTTTTTCCTATGTGA
- the LOC122972706 gene encoding cerebellin-1-like, with amino-acid sequence MRRAAAFLALLLCLYWMRAQGESGGVTENDITQTEVQSEILGVKTTSHQTNITPDIWAELKELRDMVIQQSVELRKMEQENTDLEARLNTTENVAEELKRENTVLEARMNTCENEVEELKRENAERPKVAFSVGLTDAGAVGPFNTDITLQFSKIFTNIGQAYSPTTGVFTAPVNGTYYFRFTGFEDRSKNWLGIKLYHNDKRITGSYDGNYDDGTVMVSNGFVLQLEKGDEIYMVLTPDYVVSDDHNNRTTFSGFLLFPM; translated from the exons ATGAGGCGTGCTGCAGCTTTTCTGGCgttgctgctctgtctgtacTGGATGAGGGCTCAGGGTGAAAGTGGAGGGGTGACAGAGAATGATATCACTCAGACAGAGGTTCAGTCTGAGATCCTGGGTGTTAAAACAACCAGTCATCAGACTAACATCACCCCTGATATCTGGGCtgagctgaaggagctgagagacATGGTGATCCAACAAAGTGTGGAGCTAAGGAAGATGGAGCAAGAGAATACAG atttGGAGGCCAGATTGAACACTACTGAAAATGTGGCGGAGGAGCTCAAGAGGGAGAACACCG TTTTGGAGGCCAGAATGAACACCTGTGAAAATGAGGTGGAGGAGCTCaagagagagaatgcag aacgACCAAAGGTGGCGTTTTCTGTCGGCCTTACTGATGCAGGAGCAGTTGGACCCTTCAATACTGACATCACACTTCAGTTCAGTAAAATTTTCACCAACATCGGCCAGGCTTATAGCCCAACTACAG GTGTCTTTACAGCTCCAGTCAATGGAACCTACTACTTCAGATTCACCGGGTTTGAAGATCGGTCTAAAAATTGGCTAGGTATTAAATTGTATCACAATGACAAGAGAATTACTGGTAGTTATGATGGAAATTATGACGATGGCACTGTCATGGTGTCTAATGGATTTGTTCTTCAACTGGAAAAGGGAGATGAGATCTACATGGTTCTCACCCCAGACTACGTTGTTTCTGATGATCACAATAATCGTACCACTTTTAGTGGATTCCTACTTTTTCCTATGTGA
- the LOC122973005 gene encoding BICD family-like cargo adapter 2, with amino-acid sequence MRSAAAFLALLLCLYWTRAQGESGGVRENDITQTEVQSEILDVKATSDQTNITPDIWAELKELRYMVIQHSLELRKMEQENTDLEARLNTTENMVEELKRENTVLEARMNDSENLVKELQRENIDLEARLNTAENVVEELKRENTDVKSKSDERGVKRSI; translated from the exons ATGAGGAGTGCTGCAGCTTTTCTGGCAttgctgctctgtctgtacTGGACGAGGGCTCAGGGTGAGAGTGGAGGGGTGAGAGAGAATGATATCACTCAGACAGAGGTTCAGTCTGAGATCCTGGATGTTAAAGCAACCAGTGATCAGACTAACATCACCCCTGATATCTGGGCtgagctgaaggagctgagatACATGGTGATCCAACACAGTCTGGAGCTGAGGAAGATGGAGCAAGAGAATACAG atttGGAGGCCAGATTGAACACTACTGAAAACATGGTGGAGGAGCTCAAGAGGGAGAACACCG TTTTGGAGGCCAGAATGAACGACAGTGAAAATTTGGTCAAGGAGCTCCAGAGAGAGAACATAG ATTTGGAGGCCAGATTGAACACTGCTGAAAATGTGGTGGAGGAGCTCAAGAGAGAGAACACcg ATGTGAAGTCCAAAAGTGATGAAAGAGGAGTAAAAAGATCTATTTAG